One Bufo gargarizans isolate SCDJY-AF-19 chromosome 3, ASM1485885v1, whole genome shotgun sequence DNA segment encodes these proteins:
- the POLQ gene encoding DNA polymerase theta isoform X2, translating to MRPGADGTVTAAMQKPHNAPAAKANLATILFGGLTAKENDPKMAASGSKGALGPHNSRKRTRPRSLSSPGSEDSASPSSCKKAALQSHRKPRPPNCRTSPRLRSAGPGGAADTSATDYILFSPAQQASILEKRSRQQPSASPSVSVLAPPCGLDRSLLDGSLSATGQRPHMALPAELADKLLLESWGLPRAVLDKYASLGVLQMFEWQAECLMQGQVLAGKNLVYSAPTSAGKTLVAELLLLKRVLETRKKAIFILPFVSVAKEKTYYLQNLFQEVGVRVGGYMGSSAPAGGFTSLDVAVCTIEKANGLVNRLIEENRIDLLGMMVVDELHMLGDSHRGYLLELLLTKIQYVTQKTAAKKKDPGKAVQIVGMSATLPNLRLLASWLRAELYHTDFRPVPLKERVKISKTLYDSSMNPVRELQPLIHVKGDDDHIVSLCYETVQGGHSILIFCPSKNWCEKLADTIAREFYNLYRRALQESADGRLEPSVSPVVLDKDGIRDVVGQLKRCPAGLDTVLGRTVPWGVAFHHAGLTFDERDVVEGAFRQGIVRVLAATSTLSSGVNLPARRVIIRSPLFNGRLLDILTYKQMAGRAGRKGVDTEGESILVCKPVERSKGISLLQGALKPVQSCLMRKEGAGVTGSMIRAILEIIVGGVADTPHDVRTYASCTLLATSLKEEEEEEEDGGDPERRDHGAIEACVDWLLRNEFIQVVEEEPDGRRAEVYRPTKLGSATLSSSLSPSEALGIFADLQRAMKGFVLENDLHILYLVTPVYEEWATIDWYQFFCLWEKLSVSMKRVAEMVGIEEGFLARSVKGKIIAKNDRQQRQIAIHKRFYTSLVLLDLISEVPLSELTKKHGCSRGQLQSLQQSSATYAGMVTVFSNRLGWHNMELLLSQFQSRLTFGVQRELCDLVRLDLLNAQRARALYNAGFITVSVLARGNVSDVETALKNAVPFKSSRRAVDEDEEAAQERRAARCIWISGKKGLTEREASELIVEEARRLLKEDLAMMGIRWNPDTSLEPSSPLDKSSESTSELQEKASTTARKCSEINPLLTVEGTGPQRLETADNARSQSKEATGQSSDATCAGNPEPSPENVVLKSKENIPEHHSGKAQVHPREISAGISIDTGFSSVANKRPNVGHLSDGGPISKTNQLQPDQETGRVPGDPLLIGEGPPSKEKKAEAWAPKTGETESPDTQVFRVPDMKPSPAAQVVEASAVRNPGPEIIPVNNPDTKEASGGIINPIVCTATSPGGSHSPDLNIASRTFEDSFQLDSQTEKLILQQPEPKREEEGAGTTLADVLPTERLSVASTRLVEDVTSPSVEHPGQAQIQETEISVRKSFGPPCELPEAKVTDGSSWQKGSDLSLTDTQLQVLFQSYHTQVKNEKTGPNANVASPPKKGSSEDEVKDSSLNMSGSFLFDSFNDDLGFCSKLEEPNLPPPSDGEKKEKLEPPQQKAQASFPTIPENQSLSVKYDEGSIMFSQLDSFQMVEVLDHVEQPPTEEHTIPKSPVLGDKNGGIKELVQNEEMVKTRSEWCDLSFSLTQGMVDILDQWPNVTLNISCDPRAADLEQRVVNEQDMTRISKDRPSCPDPEGGLHTPCAERRYIDLNNRNSTPNPDSENERQPDSRPESRTDVIPPTPPSACKSRVTSMSSMKSGIKKPRLESLSFTSQDADDLFGSQGEVLDHEEVAMVEDIRDSSAVAEDFSLKLSQESSLPLPPSSSQDFSIIDVASDLTLFQTFLKEWKNQKKFSLSLACERRTRTLSSRSCIGGRFKQVRSPQGRAKEDDGLSIPGWDDVLLVGLAVCWGGKDAYYLSLQSEQDQSEMSSSLAAPPLDQNLPVKERLWCLRSTLQQMRPPEVIMYNFIEQYKALVLGCRTSITGHFQDPKVACWLLDPTSKQRTLHNMVANFLPQELPLLDGVSSGQGVQSLGLSASSDQSGRCRAAIESVLVFSITTLLQGLLEKENLQGVFTGVEMPTHYCLALLELNGIGFSSEECETQKHIMQAKLNEIEAQAYQLAGHRFSLTSADDVAQVLFIELKLPPNGDVKGPGNKKTLGYTRRPALNGHRVRLGKQFSTTKDVLEKLKPLHPLPGLILEWKRITNAMTKVVYPLQREKILCQSLGMERIYPVSQTHTATGRVSFTEPNIQNVPKDFEIEMPRLVGESPPSQAVSTSKQRGVRTLPRTLVPVEQIPQDRGMSFFVSMRHAFIPFSGGLIVAADYSQLELRILAHLSRDRRLIHVLNSGSDVFRSIAAEWKMIEPDAVTDSMRQQAKQICYGIIYGMGAKSLGEQMGIGEEDAACYIESFKARYTGIQRFLKETVKNCAARGFVQTILGRRRYLPAIKDANHHARGHAERQAVNTTVQGSAADIVKTATVNIQRQLEQTFPAAPKSHGHRLLAPGTGKSVRKGNPLPPSRGAFFILQLHDELLYEAAEDDVIQVAQIIKSKMENAVKLSVTLKVKVKFGPSWGDLQDFDL from the exons ATGCGACCGGGCGCTGACGGGACGGTAACCGCTGCCATGCAAAAGCCACACAATGCGCCGGCTGCAAAAGCCAACCTGGCCACCATCTTGTTTGGAGGGTTGACGGCAAAGGAAAACGATCCCAAGATGGCGGCGTCAGGCTCGAAGGGAGCCCTGGGCCCCCACAACAGCCGCAAACGTACCCGGCCCCGCTCCCTGTCCAGCCCCGGGTCTGAGGACTCTGCGAGCCCCTCCAGCTGTAAGAAAGCCGCTCTCCAATCACACCGCAAGCCCCGACCTCCCAACTGCAGAACTTCTCCGAGGCTCCGGAGCGCGGGCCCCGGGGGGGCGGCAGACACCAGCGCCACCGACTATATCCTGTTCAGCCCCGCGCAGCAGGCGTCCATACTGGAGAAGCGGAGCAGGCAGCAGCCGAGCGCCAGCCCCTCCGTGTCAGTCCTGGCGCCCCCTTGTGGTCTGGACCGCTCGTTACTGGACGGCAGCCTGTCTGCAACCG GTCAGAGGCCCCACATGGCGCTGCCGGCAGAGCTGGCGGACAAGCTCCTCCTGGAGAGCTGGGGGCTGCCCCGAGCCGTCCTGGACAAGTACGCCAGCCTGGGGGTGCTGCAGATGTTTGAGTGGCAGGCCGAGTGTCTGATGCAGGGCCAGGTGCTGGCCGGGAAGAACCTGGTCTATTCTG CTCCTACGAGCGCTGGGAAGACTCTGGTGGCCGAACTGCTGCTCCTGAAGAGAGTCCTGGAGACGCGGAAGAAAGCCATCTTCATCCTGCCCTTCGTCTCCGTAGCCAAAGAGAAGACTTATTACCTCCAG aacctcttcCAGGAGGTGGGGGTCCGGGTCGGCGGGTACATGGGCAGCTCCGCTCCGGCCGGCGGTTTCACCTCTCTGGATGTCGCCGTCTGCACCATCGAGAAGGCAAATGGTCTGGTGAACCGACTGATTGAGGAGAACAGGATCGACCTGCTGG GGATGATGGTGGTGGACGAGCTGCACATGTTGGGGGATTCGCACCGGGGTTACCTGCTGGAGCTTCTCCTCACCAAGATTCAGTATGTGACTCAGAAAACTGCGGCCAA GAAAAAAGACCCCGGGAAGGCGGTGCAGATCGTCGGGATGAGCGCCACTCTGCCCAATCTCCGCCTGCTGGCGTCCTGGCTCCGCGCTGAGCTGTACCACACTGACTTCCGCCCCGTGCCCCTCAAAGAACGAGTCAAAATCAGCAAAACTTTATATGATTCATCCATGAACCCCGTGCGGGAGCTTCAGCCTCTAATTCACGTGAAG GGGGACGACGACCACATCGTCAGCCTGTGCTACGAGACCGTCCAGGGGGGTCATTCCATCTTAATTTTCTGCCCGTCCAAGAACTGGTGTGAGAAGTTGGCCGATACGATTGCCCGTGAGTTCTACAACCTGTATCGCCGGGCGCTGCAGGAGTCAGCAG ATGGTAGATTGGAGCCAAGCGTCTCCCCTGTGGTCCTGGATAAGGACGGCATACGGGACGTGGTGGGTCAGCTGAAGCGATGTCCGGCTGGACTGGACACCGTTCTTGGACGCACCGTTCCCTGGGGTGTGGCCTTCCATCACGCCG GGCTGACCTTCGATGAACGGGACGTGGTAGAAGGCGCCTTTCGGCAGGGTATTGTCCGTGTCCTCGCTGCGACTTCCACCTTGTCGTCCGGGGTCAACCTTCCTGCCCGACGAGTCATCATTCGGAGCCCACTCTTTAACGGGCGACTCCTGGACATTCTGACTTATAAGCAGATGGCTGGAAGAGCCGGACGCAAAGGGGTTGACACTGAAG GGGAGAGTATCCTCGTATGTAAGCCGGTGGAGAGGTCGAAGGGGATCAGTTTGCTGCAGGGGGCCCTGAAGCCGGTCCAGAGCTGCCTGATGCGGAAAGAAGGTGCCGGAGTCACGGGGAGCATGATCCGCGCTATTCTGGAG ATCATAGTTGGCGGGGTGGCAGACACGCCCCATGATGTCCGCACCTACGCCTCCTGTACCCTGTTGGCTACAAGCctgaaagaagaggaggaggaggaggaggacggcgGCGATCCGGAGCGCAGGGACCACGGAGCTATCGAGGCGTGCGTGGACTGGCTGCTGAGAAatgagttcatacaggtagtggAGGAGGAGCCGGACGGAAGGAGAG CTGAGGTTTACCGCCCCACGAAGCTCGGCTCCGCCACCCTCTCGTCCTCGCTGTCGCCCTCCGAGGCTCTGGGCATTTTTGCAGACCTTCAGAGAGCTATGAAGGGCTTTGTCCTGGAGAACGACCTGCACATCCTGTATCTG GTCACCCCTGTGTATGAAGAGTGGGCGACCATTGACTGGTATCAGTTCTTCTGTCTCTGGGAAAAACTCTCCGTGTCCATGAAACGCGTGGCCGAGATGGTGGGGATCGAGGAAGGTTTTCTGGCCCGATCTGTAAAGGGTAAAATCATCGCCAAAAACGACCGCCAGCAGCGCCAGATCGCCATCCATAAGAG GTTCTACACGAGTCTCGTGCTCTTGGATTTAATCAGTGAAGTCCCGTTGTCAGAATTAACCAAAAAGCATGGCTGCAGCCGGGGTCAGCTCCAGTCCCTGCAACAGTCCTCGGCTACCTACGCAG GTATGGTAACCGTGTTCAGTAATCGACTGGGGTGGCACAATATGGAGCTTCTTCTCTCCCAGTTCCAGAGCCGGCTCACATTTGGCGTACAGCGAGAGCTCTGTGACCTTGTCCGCCTGGATTTGCTGAATGCACAGAGGGCGAGAGCTCTTTACAATGCCGGATTCATTACTGTCAGCGTGCTGGCAAGAGGAAATGTCAGTGATGTGGAGACGGCCCTGAAGAACGCCGTGCCCTTTAAGAG TTCCCGCAGAGCCGTCGATGAAGACGAGGAAGCTGCTCAGGAACGCCGAGCCGCCCGATGCATCTGGATTTCTGGGAAGAAGGGCCTCACGGAGCGGGAGGCATCGGAGCTTATTGTGGAGGAGGCGCGGAGGCTGTTGAAGGAGGACCTGGCCATGATGGGGATCCGCTGGAATCCAGATACAAGCCTAGAGCCCAGCTCACCCCTCGACAAGAGCTCAGAATCCACCTCTGAGCTACAAGAGAAGGCCTCGACCACTGCCAGGAAATGTTCGGAGATTAACCCACTCCTGACTGTGGAGGGCACAGGCCCACAGAGACTGGAGACGGCTGATAATGCCAGGTCCCAGAGTAAGGAGGCTACCGGCCAGTCCTCCGATGCCACATGTGCCGGGAACCCGGAGCCAAGTCCTGAAAATGTTGTACTGAAGAGTAAGGAGAACATCCCAGAACATCACTCAGGAAAAGCTCAGGTTCATCCCAGAGAGATAAGTGCTGGCATCTCTATAGATACCGGATTCTCAAGTGTGGCCAATAAACGTCCAAATGTCGGGCACCTTAGTGACGGTGGCCCCATTTCCAAAACTAATCAGCTGCAGCCTGACCAAGAAACTGGACGAGTTCCAGGTGACCCATTGCTTATTGGTGAAGGTCCACCATCGAAAGAGAAGAAGGCTGAAGCTTGGGCCCCTAAAACAGGAGAGACGGAAAGCCCAGATACCCAGGTGTTCAGAGTTCCAGACATGAAGCCATCCCCTGCTGCCCAAGTGGTCGAAGCCTCTGCAGTGAGGAACCCTGGTCCTGAGATTATTCCAGTCAACAATCCCGACACCAAAGAAGCTTCAGGTGGAATCATCAACCCCATTGTCTGTACCGCGACCTCTCCTGGCGGCAGCCACTCTCCAGACTTGAACATCGCTTCGAGGACTTTTGAGGACAGTTTCCAGCTGGATTCTCAAACAGAGAAGTTAATTCTGCAGCAGCCCGAACCCAAAAGAGAAGAGGAAGGAGCAGGTACGACACTAGCAGATGTTCTACCTACAGAGAGACTAAGTGTAGCTAGTACTAGACTTGTCGAGGATGTGACTTCTCCAAGTGTTGAGCATCCAGGACAAGCACAAATACAGGAAACTGAGATTTCTGTAAGGAAATCCTTTGGTCCACCCTGTGAGCTCCCGGAAGCTAAAGTCACAGATGGAAGTTCATGGCAGAAGGGAAGTGACCTGTCCCTCACCGATACACAACTTCAGGTCTTGTTCCAGTCCTACCACACACAGGTGAAGAATGAAAAGACAGGTCCAAACGCCAATGTAGCATCTCCTCCAAAGAAAGGCTCCTCTGAAGACGAGGTAAAGGACTCCAGCTTGAACATGAGCGGTAGCTTCCTTTTCGACAGCTTTAACGATGATCTTGGTTTTTGCTCCAAGTTGGAAGAGCCCAATCTTCCTCCTCCATCTGATGGCGAGAAGAAGGAAAAGCTGGAGCCTCCTCAGCAGAAGGCGCAGGCTTCCTTCCCTACAATCCCAGAAAATCAGAGCCTGTCTGTAAAATATGACGAAGGGTCTATCATGTTCTCTCAGCTGGATTCCTTCCAGATGGTGGAGGTTCTAGATCACGTAGAACAACCTCCCACGGAAGAACACACAATTCCTAAATCCCCAGTTCTGGGGGACAAAAATGGGGGCATCAAAGAATTGGTACAAAATGAGGAGATGGTGAAGACTAGGTCAGAGTGGTGTGACCTCTCGTTTAGCTTGACTCAAGGAATGGTGGATATTTTAGATCAGTGGCCGAATGTCACACTGAACATCAGTTGTGACCCCAGAGCTGCAGATTTGGAGCAACGTGTAGTTAATGAGCAAGACATGACCAGAATCTCCAAGGACAGGCCATCTTGTCCAGATCCTGAAGGGGGTCTTCACACTCCCTGTGCCGAACGTCGTTATATAGATCTTAACAACCGCAATTCTACTCCGAATCCAGACTCTGAAAATGAGCGACAACCGGACTCTAGGCCTGAGAGCAGAACCGATGTGATTCCCCCCACACCTCCAAGTGCTTGTAAGTCGAGAGTGACCAGCATGTCCTCCATGAAATCTGGCATCAAGAAACCAAGACTAGAATCCCTGAGCTTCACATCCCAGGACGCAGATGACTTATTTGGTTCACAAGGTGAAGTTCTGGACCATGAGGAGGTGGCGATGGTGGAAGATATTCGAGACTCCTCTGCGGTGGCCGAGGACTTCTCCTTGAAGTTGTCTCAGGAATCCTCTTTGCCTCTTCCTCCATCCAGCTCACAGGACTTCAGTATCATCGATGTGGCCAGTGACTTGACCCTGTTCCAGACATTTCTGAAGGAATGGAAAAACCAGAAGAAGTTTTCCTTATCCTTGGCCTGCGAGCGGAGAACCCGGACATTGTCCTCCAGGTCCTGCATCGGTGGGAGGTTTAAACAAG TGCGGTCACCACAGGGACGAGCCAAGGAAGATGATGGCCTCTCCATCCCAGGCTGGGACGACGTGCTGCTGGTGGGACTGGCTGTATGCTGGGGAGGGAAGGACGCCTATTACCTGTCCCTACAGAGTGAGCAGGACCAGTCAG AGATGAGCTCCAGCCTGGCCGCCCCTCCGCTGGACCAGAACCTGCCCGTCAAGGAGCGGCTGTGGTGTCTGCGGTCCACATTGCAGCAGATGCGCCCCCCAGAGGTCATCATGTATAACTTCATAGAGCAGTACAAGGCTCTGGTCCTGGGCTGCAGAACCTCCATCACTGGACACTTCCAGGACCCGAAG GTCGCTTGCTGGTTACTGGATCCAACTTCCAAGCAGCGAACGCTTCACAACATGGTGGCCAACTTCCTGCCTcaagagctccccctgctggacgGGGTAAGCAGTGGTCAGGGAGTGCAGAGCCTGGGCCTCAGCGCCAGTAGCGACCAGTCCGGACGCTGCCGAGCGGCCATCGAGTCGGTCCTCGTCTTCAGCATCACGACCTTGTTACAGGGATTATTGGAGAAGGAGAATCTGCAAG GGGTCTTCACCGGGGTGGAGATGCCCACACACTACTGCCTGGCGCTGCTGGAGCTGAATGGCATCGGCTTCAGCAGCGAGGAGTGCGAGACACAGAAACACATCATGCAGGCCAAGCTGAACGAGATTGAGGCCCAGGCGTACCAGCTGGCCGGGCACCGCTTCTCCCTCACCAGTGCTGATGATGTCGCCCAG GTTCTGTTCATTGAACTTAAACTGCCCCCCAACGGCGACGTGAAGGGTCCTGGAAACAAGAAGACTTTGGGGTACACCCGGCGGCCGGCGCTGAACGGGCACAGAGTCCGACTCGGCAAGCAGTTCAGCACCACGAAG GATGTTCTGGAGAAGCTGAAGCCGCTGCATCCTCTGCCCGGCCTGATCCTGGAGTGGAAGCGGATCACCAACGCCATGACCAAGGTGGTGTACCCGCTGCAGCGCGAGAAGATCCTGTGCCAGAGCCTGGGCATGGAGCGCATCTACCCCGTGTCCCAGACGCACACCGCCACAG GCAGGGTGAGCTTCACTGAGCCGAATATCCAGAATGTTCCCAAAGACTTTGAGATTGAAATGCCGCGTCTGGTGGGAGAGAGCCCCCCGTCTCAGGCAGTGAGCACGTCCAAGCAGCG GGGCGTCCGGACCCTCCCCAGGACACTGGTGCCAGTGGAGCAGATCCCGCAGGATCGGGGGATGTCGTTTTTCGTCAGCATGCGGCACGCCTTCATCCCGTTTTCAG GGGGATTAATAGTGGCGGCAGATTACTCTCAGCTGGAGCTGCGGATTCTCGCCCACTTATCCCGGGATCGCCGCCTCATCCACGTATTGAACAGCGGCTCCGACGTCTTCAGGAGCATCGCAGCCGAGTGGAAGATGATTGAGCCGGACGCTGTGACGGACAGTATGAGGCAGCAGGCCAAACAG ATTTGTTACGGAATCATTTATGGAATGGGGGCAAAATCCCTGGGCGAGCAGATGGGGATCGGGGAAGAGGACGCCGCCTGTTACATAGAGTCCTTCAAGGCCCGGTACACTG GTATTCAGCGGTTCCTGAAGGAGACGGTGAAGAATTGCGCTGCCAGAGGCTTTGTACAGACGATCCTGGGTCGGCGCCGCTACCTTCCAGCCATCAAGGATGCAAATCACCACGCGCGGGGTCAT GCGGAGCGCCAGGCTGTGAACACCACCGTGCAGGGATCGGCCGCCGACATCGTCAAAACGGCAACTGTCAACATCCAGAGACAACTGGAGCAGACCTTCCCCGCCGCGCCCAAGTCCCACGGACACCGACTGCTGGCCCCGGGTACAG GGAAATCGGTACGAAAAGGGAATCCTTTGCCTCCGAGCCGCGGCGCCTTCTTCATTCTGCAGCTGCATGACGAGTTGCTGTACGAGGCGGCCGAGGAcgatgtcatccag